A single region of the Arthrobacter sp. PAMC25564 genome encodes:
- a CDS encoding LLM class flavin-dependent oxidoreductase encodes MPQPLHFNAFVMNTTSHIHHGQWRRPDAGQTEFNDVDTWIGLAQTLEAAKFDGMFFADVTGLYGDADADFDVYVREGLQIPSNDPTVLLGALAVKTRNIGLALTSNVAQNHPFNFARQVSTLDHISGGRIAWNIVTGVQDNGARNFGLDQLTDHAERYEWAQEYVDVAYKLWEGSWDEGALLKDKERGIFSDPSKIHKIYHEGKRYRVEGPHLPSPSAQRTPVLYQAGSSASGRAFAARNAEAVFIISANPDVAALQIADTRRQAVEAGRNPEDIKFFQGLSFIIGETEEEALAKAREYDQYVSVDGYLAHAAIVDKTGRVYPADTPLSEVDTNTMKGFQEWVSKAITDREPVVGDLARLQAQNTRVVGTPEQIADELEKWQAAGVDGINVINWVIPGSFEEFADKVMPVLRERGVAQSEYAEGPLRQKLFGAARLNDRHPAARYRGAFASGPGSWAEADAARAAQEAGAVSAGA; translated from the coding sequence ATGCCGCAGCCACTGCATTTCAATGCTTTTGTTATGAACACCACCTCACACATCCACCACGGACAGTGGCGCCGGCCGGATGCCGGCCAGACCGAGTTCAACGATGTGGATACCTGGATCGGACTCGCGCAGACACTGGAAGCGGCCAAGTTCGATGGAATGTTTTTTGCCGATGTCACCGGACTCTATGGCGACGCGGATGCGGACTTCGATGTGTATGTCCGCGAGGGCCTGCAGATCCCCAGCAATGATCCGACCGTTCTGCTGGGCGCGCTCGCCGTGAAGACCAGGAACATCGGTCTGGCACTGACGTCGAATGTGGCCCAGAACCACCCCTTCAATTTCGCCCGCCAGGTCTCAACCCTGGACCACATTTCCGGCGGCCGGATTGCCTGGAACATCGTGACGGGGGTGCAGGACAACGGTGCGCGGAACTTCGGGCTGGATCAACTGACCGATCACGCCGAGCGGTACGAATGGGCCCAGGAATACGTCGACGTTGCCTACAAGCTGTGGGAGGGTTCCTGGGACGAGGGGGCCCTGCTTAAGGACAAGGAACGCGGAATCTTCTCCGACCCGTCCAAGATCCACAAGATCTACCATGAGGGCAAGCGCTACCGCGTCGAGGGGCCGCACCTGCCCTCGCCCTCAGCGCAGCGCACCCCGGTGCTGTACCAGGCCGGCTCGTCGGCGTCCGGACGGGCGTTTGCCGCGAGGAACGCGGAAGCCGTCTTCATTATCTCGGCTAATCCCGACGTTGCTGCCCTCCAGATCGCCGATACCCGCCGCCAGGCGGTGGAAGCCGGCCGGAACCCTGAAGACATCAAGTTCTTCCAGGGGCTTTCCTTCATCATCGGCGAGACCGAAGAGGAAGCACTGGCGAAAGCCAGGGAGTACGACCAGTATGTGAGCGTCGACGGCTACCTGGCCCACGCCGCGATCGTGGACAAGACCGGACGCGTCTATCCGGCCGACACCCCGCTGTCAGAAGTCGACACCAACACCATGAAGGGGTTCCAGGAGTGGGTCTCGAAGGCCATTACCGACCGTGAACCGGTGGTCGGCGATCTTGCCCGGCTGCAGGCGCAGAACACCCGAGTGGTCGGCACCCCGGAGCAGATCGCGGACGAGCTCGAAAAATGGCAGGCGGCCGGAGTCGACGGCATTAACGTGATCAACTGGGTTATCCCGGGCTCCTTTGAGGAATTCGCCGATAAGGTCATGCCTGTGTTGCGCGAACGCGGCGTTGCCCAGTCCGAGTACGCCGAGGGTCCGCTGCGCCAGAAACTGTTCGGCGCGGCCCGCCTGAACGACCGCCACCCCGCCGCCAGGTACCGCGGTGCCTTCGCCTCCGGTCCGGGCAGCTGGGCAGAAGCCGACGCCGCCCGTGCCGCCCAGGAAGCCGGCGCCGTCAGCGCCGGCGCCTAG
- a CDS encoding ABC transporter substrate-binding protein: MARRPSKTLLAAGSTLSALALLLTGCGATPAGSASAGNSGQKVDGGTLRYANLQEPPCVYGGWVQQAYLSRQVLDSLVSQKADGTIVPWLAQSWKVSDDQLTWTFMLKDGVKFTDGTTLDAQAVSENFKYWVGGGNGTVTAYIGDYYESSRAVDPLTLEVKLKAPYSPLLSALGQGYFGIQSPAALSGRTKQQNCEAPIGSGPFTVGQWKRGESITFNRNAGYNSAPATARHQGPAYVDSVVWSFVQDNTSRYGALASGAADAIGEVPTVNFDAAKSQFQVEQYITPGRPVTLSLNTVQGPFADVKVRQAFAYSSDRKAAVDSAFLGVVPFEGNGTVSKSTPGYNADVAGAYPFDQAKANKLLDDAGWTTRNSAGVRVKDGKELEVRIVFGLNSIVTTEGATALQNLQEQVKPTGFKVTLVPVTQADLFSGAYSTPDKYDASLGYWTSPTAGILYINFRQNTKEKPNYANSTFYNNAEIEGLILKANSAKTTEEANKYYGQAQQRLSDEAVAVGLYTQTASVASKATLKDVWLEASQGEPVFHDAYFTK, encoded by the coding sequence GTGGCACGTCGACCATCCAAAACCCTGCTGGCGGCAGGATCAACCCTTTCCGCACTGGCCCTCCTGCTGACAGGCTGCGGCGCCACGCCGGCAGGTTCTGCCAGCGCCGGGAATTCCGGACAGAAGGTGGACGGCGGCACCCTCCGGTATGCGAACCTGCAGGAACCGCCCTGCGTCTATGGCGGCTGGGTCCAGCAGGCCTACCTGTCCCGGCAGGTGCTTGACTCGCTGGTCTCGCAGAAAGCGGACGGCACTATCGTTCCGTGGCTGGCGCAGTCCTGGAAGGTCAGCGACGACCAGCTGACCTGGACCTTCATGCTCAAGGACGGCGTGAAATTCACCGACGGCACGACGCTGGACGCGCAGGCCGTGAGCGAGAACTTCAAGTACTGGGTCGGTGGCGGCAACGGCACCGTCACGGCCTACATCGGCGACTACTACGAGTCGAGCCGGGCCGTGGATCCGCTGACCCTGGAAGTCAAGCTCAAGGCGCCGTACTCGCCGCTGCTCTCGGCCCTGGGCCAGGGCTACTTCGGCATCCAGTCCCCTGCGGCGCTGTCTGGCCGCACCAAACAGCAGAACTGCGAAGCCCCCATCGGATCCGGCCCGTTCACCGTCGGGCAGTGGAAGCGCGGGGAATCGATCACGTTCAACCGGAACGCCGGCTATAACTCGGCCCCGGCGACGGCCCGGCACCAGGGTCCGGCTTACGTCGACAGTGTTGTCTGGTCCTTCGTCCAGGACAACACTTCCCGCTACGGTGCACTGGCCAGCGGAGCCGCGGATGCCATCGGAGAAGTTCCCACAGTGAACTTCGACGCGGCCAAGTCACAGTTCCAGGTGGAGCAGTACATCACCCCGGGCCGCCCGGTGACGCTCTCCCTCAATACCGTGCAGGGCCCCTTCGCCGATGTAAAGGTGCGCCAGGCGTTTGCCTACAGCTCGGACCGGAAGGCCGCCGTTGATTCGGCTTTCCTGGGCGTTGTTCCCTTCGAAGGCAACGGGACAGTGAGCAAGAGCACTCCCGGCTACAACGCCGATGTTGCCGGCGCCTACCCCTTTGACCAGGCCAAGGCCAACAAACTGCTCGACGACGCCGGCTGGACCACCCGTAATTCCGCCGGCGTCCGGGTCAAGGACGGCAAGGAGCTTGAGGTCAGGATTGTCTTTGGCCTGAACTCCATTGTTACCACCGAGGGTGCCACCGCGCTGCAGAACCTGCAGGAGCAGGTCAAGCCCACCGGTTTCAAGGTCACCCTGGTGCCTGTGACACAGGCTGACCTGTTCTCGGGCGCCTACTCCACGCCGGACAAGTACGACGCCTCGCTCGGGTACTGGACCAGCCCCACGGCAGGCATCCTTTACATCAATTTCCGGCAGAACACCAAGGAGAAGCCCAACTACGCCAACTCGACCTTCTACAACAATGCCGAGATCGAGGGCCTCATCCTGAAAGCCAACTCGGCGAAGACCACCGAGGAAGCCAACAAGTACTATGGCCAGGCCCAGCAGCGGCTCAGCGACGAGGCAGTGGCCGTTGGCCTCTACACGCAGACCGCCTCGGTCGCCTCCAAGGCAACGCTGAAGGACGTCTGGCTCGAGGCTTCACAAGGCGAGCCCGTGTTCCACGATGCGTATTTCACGAAGTGA
- a CDS encoding ABC transporter permease, which yields MSILETRGLRRGAGRLLTAAGVLWAAATFTFLIQALLPGDRATALLNQLTGQVQARTPAELAPINKMYGFDDPLVVQYLNFLRDLVAGNLGVSYQLHKPVAEVIGDQVGPTIVLTFASLIVAWIIAAVVIVGTARRNRIVSSVASGLEAVAAGLPQYWLGVILLVVLALNLGLFPVVGGSGLDGLILPALTLGIPLAGFLGQVTRTEFEKAMEQPFALSARMRGMGDTGVRLRHVLRHSVLPGVTLSGWALGSLFSGAVIAESIFTRPGLGKVLVAAVNSRDLPVVCGIVILVAAIYVLANLLVDIAYTLIDPRLKNS from the coding sequence ATGAGCATCCTTGAAACGCGCGGCCTGCGCCGGGGCGCCGGGCGCCTCCTGACGGCTGCCGGCGTGCTCTGGGCCGCCGCCACCTTCACCTTCCTCATCCAGGCGCTGCTCCCCGGCGACCGGGCCACCGCGCTGCTGAACCAGCTCACAGGGCAGGTGCAGGCCCGCACGCCTGCGGAGTTGGCCCCCATCAACAAGATGTACGGCTTTGATGATCCGCTCGTCGTCCAGTACCTGAACTTCCTCCGTGATCTGGTGGCCGGGAACCTGGGCGTGTCCTATCAACTGCACAAACCGGTGGCCGAGGTCATCGGGGACCAGGTGGGACCGACCATCGTCCTGACCTTCGCGTCGCTGATCGTGGCGTGGATCATCGCGGCCGTGGTGATCGTCGGCACCGCACGGCGCAACCGGATTGTGTCCTCGGTGGCGTCCGGCCTCGAGGCTGTGGCAGCAGGGCTGCCGCAGTACTGGCTGGGGGTCATCCTGCTGGTCGTCCTGGCGCTGAACCTGGGGTTGTTCCCGGTAGTGGGCGGCAGCGGGCTCGACGGATTGATTCTGCCCGCCCTGACCCTGGGTATTCCGCTGGCGGGATTCCTGGGCCAGGTCACACGCACGGAGTTCGAGAAAGCCATGGAGCAGCCTTTTGCCCTCTCAGCCCGGATGCGCGGGATGGGAGACACCGGCGTGCGGCTGCGCCATGTGCTGAGGCATTCGGTCCTGCCCGGCGTCACTCTCTCCGGCTGGGCGCTGGGATCACTCTTCTCCGGGGCAGTAATCGCTGAAAGCATCTTCACCCGGCCCGGGTTGGGCAAGGTCCTTGTCGCCGCCGTCAATTCCCGCGACCTGCCGGTGGTCTGCGGCATCGTCATCCTGGTTGCCGCCATCTATGTGCTGGCAAATCTGCTGGTAGACATCGCCTACACTCTCATCGATCCGAGGTTGAAGAACTCATGA
- a CDS encoding ABC transporter permease: MTTATLNATRGPGLLAAAGRKLREVPPAPAVAAAVVLFFAIAALAPQLLTARDPLVIDLANSLQPPSLAHPFGTDQSGRDLFTRVIYGSRESLLIGLGATVLATAVALILGAAAGLGGRLSDGLISRGLEVLFAFPVLLLAMLFVTIYGPSVTTQIIAVGLGTAPGYARMIRGQVLSVRNSGYVEAAHALGHSRWTVLRRHVFPNAMRPLVAVITLGIGQSIVWASGLAFLGLGVAPPSPEWGALLDAGRMFITRAWWLEVMPGLAIVAIALAATSLGQFIQKKLEGAPS, from the coding sequence ATGACCACCGCAACCCTGAATGCGACCCGGGGCCCCGGGCTGCTGGCCGCCGCAGGACGGAAGCTGCGCGAGGTGCCCCCGGCACCCGCGGTGGCCGCCGCCGTCGTCCTCTTCTTTGCTATTGCCGCGCTGGCGCCACAGCTGCTGACCGCGCGGGACCCGCTGGTGATTGACCTGGCCAACTCCTTGCAGCCCCCCAGCCTCGCCCACCCGTTCGGCACCGACCAGTCCGGCCGGGATCTGTTCACCCGCGTGATCTACGGCTCGCGGGAATCGCTGCTGATCGGCTTGGGCGCCACCGTACTGGCCACGGCCGTCGCCTTGATCCTGGGCGCCGCCGCCGGCCTGGGCGGCAGGCTGTCCGACGGGCTGATCAGCCGCGGGCTTGAGGTTCTCTTCGCGTTTCCCGTGCTGCTGCTGGCCATGCTGTTCGTCACCATCTACGGGCCCAGCGTCACCACGCAGATCATCGCAGTCGGCCTGGGTACCGCCCCGGGCTATGCGCGGATGATCCGTGGCCAGGTGCTTTCCGTCCGCAATTCAGGCTACGTGGAAGCGGCCCATGCGCTGGGCCACAGCCGCTGGACCGTGCTGCGCCGCCACGTCTTTCCCAATGCCATGCGCCCGCTGGTTGCCGTCATCACGCTCGGCATCGGCCAGTCCATTGTCTGGGCGTCAGGGCTGGCATTTCTGGGGCTCGGTGTTGCCCCTCCGTCGCCGGAGTGGGGCGCACTGCTGGATGCCGGCCGCATGTTCATCACCCGGGCCTGGTGGCTGGAAGTAATGCCAGGCCTGGCCATTGTGGCCATTGCCCTGGCCGCCACCTCGCTGGGCCAATTCATTCAGAAGAAGCTTGAAGGAGCACCGTCATGA
- a CDS encoding ABC transporter ATP-binding protein yields MTATLEHRAAAAAVKQDLLSVKNLNVSFAVGKGRNAGLHHVVKDVSISLAAGECLAIVGESGSGKSVMARTLVGLPGGTARVQADTLELAGHQVAALAERQWRQVRGKDVGFVLQDALVSLDPLRPVGKEIEEALRLHGWGNNRSRAAKAVELLASVGVPDPQMRAGQRPDELSGGLRQRALIASAIAMDPKIVIADEPTTALDVTVQAQILELFAGMKDRGTGIILISHDLSVVAMLADHVAVMQGGAIVEQGPAHEVLYNPKHDYTRTLLDAIPSEHTKGTPLSRTGRARITAVSRRVRTERDPAAPPALRAENLAKSYKGPDGVVRTVVQDVSFQLGVGETLGIVGESGSGKSTTAKMALAMLEPDSGRVLLDGAAWTGITTAARRARRRLMTVVYQDPLSSFDPRWNGERILLDAISRQDFPADADRTARAIELAGQVGLQAQHLSKHPLQLSGGQRQRLAIARALAPEPEVIVLDEAVSALDVSVQAQVLDLLSDLQQELGLSYLFISHDLGVIHHMSDRVLVMKDGRAVEQGTAEEIFNNPQQPYTQELLASVPALGLAGAGRSNSHGGTE; encoded by the coding sequence ATGACCGCCACCCTCGAACACCGGGCCGCAGCAGCTGCCGTCAAGCAGGACCTGCTCAGCGTGAAGAACCTGAATGTGTCCTTCGCCGTCGGCAAGGGCCGGAACGCCGGACTTCACCACGTGGTCAAGGACGTGTCGATTTCGCTGGCAGCCGGCGAGTGCCTGGCGATTGTCGGAGAATCCGGTTCGGGCAAATCTGTCATGGCCCGTACGCTGGTGGGATTGCCCGGCGGCACGGCCCGGGTGCAGGCGGACACCTTGGAACTGGCCGGCCACCAGGTGGCAGCCCTGGCGGAGCGCCAGTGGCGGCAAGTGCGCGGCAAGGACGTCGGCTTCGTCCTGCAGGATGCGCTGGTGTCCCTCGATCCCCTCCGCCCCGTGGGCAAGGAGATCGAGGAGGCGCTCCGGCTGCACGGCTGGGGGAACAATCGAAGCCGGGCGGCCAAGGCAGTCGAACTGCTGGCCAGCGTGGGCGTACCTGACCCGCAGATGCGTGCCGGGCAGCGGCCGGACGAACTCTCCGGCGGACTGCGCCAGCGCGCCCTGATCGCCTCCGCCATTGCCATGGATCCGAAAATCGTGATTGCCGACGAGCCGACCACAGCGCTGGACGTTACCGTGCAGGCCCAGATCCTTGAGCTGTTCGCCGGAATGAAGGACCGCGGCACCGGCATCATTCTGATCAGCCATGACCTGTCCGTGGTGGCCATGCTGGCCGACCATGTGGCCGTCATGCAGGGTGGCGCCATCGTCGAGCAGGGCCCTGCCCATGAAGTGCTGTACAACCCGAAGCACGACTACACCCGGACGTTGCTGGACGCCATCCCGTCCGAGCACACGAAGGGTACGCCGCTGTCGAGGACCGGCCGCGCGCGCATCACCGCCGTCAGCCGCCGTGTCCGCACCGAACGCGATCCCGCCGCCCCGCCCGCGCTGCGGGCAGAGAATCTGGCCAAGAGCTACAAGGGGCCGGACGGTGTGGTGCGGACGGTGGTGCAGGACGTCTCCTTCCAGCTCGGCGTCGGCGAGACGCTGGGGATCGTCGGCGAATCGGGCTCCGGGAAAAGCACGACGGCCAAAATGGCACTCGCCATGCTGGAACCGGACAGCGGCCGCGTACTGCTCGATGGTGCGGCATGGACCGGAATCACGACGGCGGCCCGCCGTGCGCGCCGCCGCCTGATGACCGTGGTCTACCAGGATCCCCTGAGCTCCTTCGATCCGCGCTGGAACGGGGAGCGGATCCTGCTGGATGCGATTTCCCGCCAGGATTTCCCGGCGGACGCGGACCGGACGGCCCGGGCCATTGAACTTGCCGGACAGGTGGGGCTGCAAGCGCAACACCTGTCCAAACATCCGCTGCAGCTCTCCGGCGGACAACGGCAGCGCCTGGCCATTGCGCGGGCGCTGGCCCCGGAGCCCGAAGTCATCGTGCTGGATGAGGCGGTCTCAGCCCTGGATGTGTCCGTGCAGGCGCAGGTCCTGGATCTGCTCTCGGACCTGCAGCAGGAACTGGGACTAAGCTATCTCTTCATCTCCCATGATCTGGGCGTCATCCACCACATGAGCGACCGGGTGCTGGTGATGAAAGACGGCAGGGCGGTGGAACAAGGAACCGCGGAGGAGATCTTCAACAACCCGCAACAGCCGTATACCCAGGAACTGCTCGCATCCGTGCCCGCGCTGGGCCTGGCCGGCGCGGGCCGGTCCAACAGCCACGGAGGCACAGAATGA
- a CDS encoding LLM class flavin-dependent oxidoreductase has translation MTRPLHFNAFLMNTGSHIQHGQWRHPDARQAEFNDVGLWIELAGILEEGFFDAMFFADVTGLYGPVDGVYTDNVHEGLQIPSNDPAVLLGALAVHTQNIGLAYTSNTMQNHPFNFARQASTLDHISNGRIAWNIVTGTQENSARNFGLPALAEHDARYDWADEYLDVVYKLWEGSWDEGALLKDRDRGTYSDPAKIHKIHHEGLRYKVAGPHLPSPSPQRTPLLFQAGGSARGSRFAAQHAEAVFLGTPTPEVAHGHIRKARALVVGAGRQPQDIKFFPGLSFVVGSTAAEVRRKESDYLQYASVVGYLTHASLGILPDGTRLPEDTPLKDLPNNGGQGHVDWLRAAIPDREPTLADLTQGRLRRGYVAGTPDQIADRLADWQAAGADGINVINWRLPGSYQEFNEQLLPTLQRRGLAKTEYAEGTLRRKLFGQDRLNERHPAARYRGAFGNANPNDTTIEKELVHD, from the coding sequence ATGACCCGCCCGCTGCACTTCAACGCATTCCTGATGAACACGGGATCCCACATCCAGCATGGACAGTGGCGGCACCCGGACGCCCGACAGGCCGAATTCAACGATGTCGGGCTGTGGATCGAGCTGGCCGGAATACTGGAGGAAGGATTCTTCGACGCGATGTTCTTCGCCGATGTGACCGGCCTCTACGGTCCGGTGGACGGTGTCTACACGGACAACGTGCACGAAGGCCTGCAGATTCCGAGCAACGACCCGGCGGTCCTGCTCGGCGCCCTGGCCGTCCACACGCAAAACATTGGCCTGGCGTATACCTCCAATACGATGCAGAACCATCCGTTCAACTTTGCGCGGCAGGCTTCCACGCTGGACCATATCTCCAACGGACGCATCGCGTGGAACATCGTGACCGGAACCCAGGAGAACTCTGCCCGCAACTTCGGCCTCCCCGCGCTGGCGGAACACGACGCCCGGTACGACTGGGCCGATGAGTACCTGGATGTGGTCTACAAGCTCTGGGAAGGATCCTGGGACGAGGGAGCGCTGCTCAAGGACAGGGACCGGGGAACATACTCAGACCCGGCAAAGATCCACAAGATCCACCATGAGGGGCTGCGCTACAAGGTCGCGGGCCCGCACCTGCCCTCGCCGTCACCCCAGCGGACGCCGCTGCTCTTCCAGGCAGGGGGTTCGGCGCGAGGCAGCCGCTTCGCTGCGCAGCATGCCGAAGCGGTCTTCCTCGGTACCCCGACCCCTGAGGTCGCTCACGGACACATCCGGAAGGCCCGCGCGCTTGTCGTAGGCGCCGGGCGCCAGCCGCAGGACATCAAGTTCTTCCCGGGGCTCAGCTTCGTGGTGGGGTCCACCGCGGCGGAGGTGCGGCGCAAGGAGTCCGACTACCTGCAGTACGCATCGGTGGTGGGCTACCTCACCCATGCCTCGCTCGGGATCCTGCCCGACGGCACCCGGCTGCCCGAAGACACACCCTTGAAGGACCTCCCGAACAACGGCGGGCAGGGGCACGTGGACTGGCTGCGCGCGGCCATCCCCGACCGCGAACCCACCCTGGCCGACCTGACCCAGGGCCGGCTGCGCCGCGGCTACGTGGCCGGCACCCCGGACCAGATCGCAGACCGTCTGGCCGACTGGCAGGCCGCAGGCGCGGATGGCATCAATGTCATCAACTGGCGCCTGCCCGGCAGCTACCAGGAGTTCAACGAACAGCTCCTGCCGACGCTCCAGCGCCGGGGGCTGGCCAAGACGGAGTATGCCGAGGGCACCTTGCGCCGCAAGCTCTTCGGACAGGACCGGCTCAATGAACGCCACCCTGCCGCCCGCTACCGTGGCGCCTTCGGCAACGCCAACCCGAACGACACCACCATCGAAAAGGAACTTGTCCATGACTAA
- a CDS encoding acyl-CoA dehydrogenase — MTNTLQAAPAPLTDRELLDIFQPVFDRIREGAIDRETDRRLPHKEIGWLREAGFGRLRVPREAGGFGVGIGQLVQLLIGLGTADSNIPQALRGHIGFVEYVLAHPDAAYREFWFAELAAGALVGNAESERTGTFGEPATKVTPVDGRLVLNGAKYYTTGSIFADWIHVGVGVDQAGDGGPGLATVQVRADAAGVRIHDDWDGFGQRLTGSGTTEFTGVEVDPRLLNLRGAGEFTATVQNAVYQLVHLAALAGIGAAALEEITAFIRSRTRNLFNPAVAPERDPVSLQVIGWGYGTVETVKATVLAAALTVQRASDAQQAGTAVDRDFAEADAHVYGVQSTVIDLVLGLVSRVFEVGGASATSRSRQLDRLWRNARTISSHNPAIYRQQAVGDFVVNGVAPSAGILGLLAGAPREP, encoded by the coding sequence ATGACTAATACACTGCAGGCAGCGCCGGCGCCCTTGACCGACCGGGAACTGCTGGACATTTTCCAGCCCGTCTTTGACCGCATCCGCGAAGGTGCCATCGACAGGGAAACAGACCGCCGGCTACCCCACAAGGAAATCGGCTGGCTCCGGGAGGCCGGCTTTGGCCGGCTGCGGGTCCCCCGCGAGGCCGGAGGCTTCGGCGTCGGCATCGGCCAGCTGGTGCAGCTGCTGATCGGCCTGGGCACCGCGGATTCCAACATCCCGCAGGCGCTGCGCGGCCACATCGGCTTCGTGGAATACGTCCTGGCCCATCCGGACGCCGCGTACCGGGAATTCTGGTTTGCCGAGCTGGCCGCCGGAGCACTGGTGGGCAATGCCGAAAGCGAGCGCACCGGCACATTCGGAGAGCCTGCCACGAAGGTCACCCCGGTGGACGGGCGGCTGGTGCTGAACGGCGCGAAGTACTACACAACGGGGTCCATTTTCGCGGACTGGATCCACGTGGGTGTTGGCGTGGATCAGGCCGGGGACGGCGGGCCCGGCCTGGCCACCGTGCAGGTCCGCGCCGACGCGGCGGGCGTGCGGATCCACGATGACTGGGACGGTTTCGGCCAGCGCCTGACCGGATCCGGCACCACCGAGTTCACGGGTGTGGAAGTGGATCCGCGGCTCCTGAACCTGCGCGGCGCCGGCGAGTTCACCGCAACTGTCCAGAACGCCGTGTACCAGCTGGTCCACCTTGCGGCGCTCGCAGGAATCGGGGCCGCCGCGCTGGAAGAGATCACCGCGTTCATCCGGTCCCGGACCCGTAACCTGTTCAACCCCGCCGTCGCGCCGGAGCGGGACCCGGTTTCCCTGCAGGTCATCGGCTGGGGGTACGGCACCGTCGAAACCGTCAAGGCAACCGTCCTGGCCGCCGCGCTCACGGTGCAGAGGGCGAGTGACGCGCAGCAGGCCGGCACCGCCGTCGACCGCGATTTCGCGGAAGCCGATGCGCATGTTTACGGTGTCCAGTCGACCGTGATCGATCTGGTGCTCGGCCTGGTTTCCCGCGTGTTCGAGGTGGGCGGGGCCTCCGCGACGTCGCGGTCCCGCCAACTGGACCGGCTGTGGCGCAACGCGCGGACCATTTCCTCCCACAATCCGGCGATCTACCGGCAGCAGGCTGTTGGCGACTTTGTCGTCAACGGGGTGGCGCCCAGTGCCGGCATCCTCGGCCTGCTCGCCGGCGCACCCCGGGAACCCTGA